The Brassica napus cultivar Da-Ae chromosome C7, Da-Ae, whole genome shotgun sequence genome has a segment encoding these proteins:
- the LOC111208780 gene encoding photosystem II stability/assembly factor HCF136, chloroplastic: MASLQLCDGYLLSKPSVSPRFRLPQRISHRLIPKASASPPPPPSSSSSLSLTRRDLLYQSAAVSLSLSSIVGPAKADEQLSEWERVFLPIDPGVVLLDIAFVPDEPSRGFLLGTRQTLLETKDGGNTWAPRSIPSAEEEDFNYRFNSISFKGKEGWIIGKPAILLYTADAGENWDRIPLSSQLPGDMVFIEATGEKSAEMVTDEGAIYVTSNKGYNWKAAIQETVSATLNRTVSSGISGASYYTGTFSAVNRSPDGRYVAVSSRGNFFLTWEPGQPYWQPHNRAVARRIQNMGWRADGGLWLLVRGGGLYLSKGTGISEEFDEVPVQSRGFGILDVGYRSEEEAWAAGGSGILLRTRNGGKSWNRDKAADNIAANLYAVKFVDDKKGFVLGNDGVLLRYVG; the protein is encoded by the exons ATGGCGTCTCTGCAACTCTGCGACGGTTATCTTCTCTCCAAGCCCTCTGTATCTCCTCGTTTCCGTCTCCCTCAACGAATATCTCACCGCCTCATACCTAAAGCCTCCgcttctcctcctccaccaccatcttcatcttcttcgttgTCTCTCACTCGGCGGGATCTTCTCTACCAATCTGCGGCGGTATCACTCTCCCTTTCCTCCATCGTCGGACCAGCTAAAGCTGATGAACAGTTATCCGAATGGGAACGAGTCTTCCTCCCAATCGATCCCGGCGTCGTTCTTCTCGACATTGCTTTCGTCCCCGACGAGCCTAGCCGCG GGTTTCTACTGGGAACGAGGCAGACTCTGTTAGAGACCAAAGACGGCGGAAACACTTGGGCTCCACGATCAATCCCTTCAGCTGAAGAAGAGGATTTCAATTACAGATTCaattcaatcagcttcaaaggCAAAGAAGGATGGATCATTGGCAAGCCTGCTATCTTGTTGTACACTGCTGACGCTGGCGAGAATTGGGATAGAATCCCCCTTAGCtctcagcttcctggtgatatG GTGTTTATAGAGGCGACTGGAGAGAAGAGTGCAGAGATGGTTACCGATGAAGGTGCTATCTATGTTACTTCCAACAAGGGATATAACTGGAAAGCTGCTATTCAGGAAACCGTTTCAGCTACTTTGAACAG AACAGTCTCGAGTGGAATCAGTGGTGCTAGTTACTACACGGGAACCTTCAGTGCTGTTAATCGTTCACCAGATGGAAGATATGTTGCTGTTTCGAGCCGTGGTAACTTCTTTTTGACATGGGAGCCTGGGCAG CCTTACTGGCAACCACACAATAGAGCAGTTGCAAGAAGAATTCAGAACATGGGATGGAGAGCTGATGGTGGTCTTTGGCTTCTTGTTCGAGGTGGAGGACTTTATCTTAGCAAAGGCACTGGG ATTTCAGAGGAGTTTGATGAAGTTCCAGTACAAAGCCGTGGCTTTGGTATTCTAGATGTTGGTTATCGCTCAGAG GAAGAAGCGTGGGCAGCGGGAGGTAGTGGGATTCTACTGAGAACAAGAAACGGAGGAAAGTCATGGAACCGTGACAAAGCTGCTGATAATATCGCCGCTAATCTATACGCGGTCAA ATTTGTGGATGATAAGAAAGGATTTGTGCTTGGAAACGATGGAGTCTTGCTTCGATATGTCGGATGA